A DNA window from Zingiber officinale cultivar Zhangliang chromosome 3A, Zo_v1.1, whole genome shotgun sequence contains the following coding sequences:
- the LOC122052007 gene encoding serine/threonine-protein phosphatase PP1-like, with product MDSKVLDGIIQRLLEVKGSKPGKQVQLLEADVRQLCLVSKEIFLQQPNLLELEAPIKICGDIHGQFSDLLRLFEYGGLPPQANYLFLGDYVDRGKQSLETICLLLAYKIKYPENFFLLRGNHECASINRIYGFYDECKRRFNVRLWKVFTDCFNCLPVAALIDEKILCMHGGLSPDLQNLEQIRNLARPTDVPDSGLLCDLLWSDPNKEVQGWGMNDRGVSYTFGADRIADFLQKNDLDLICRAHQVVEDGYEFFADRQLVTIFSAPNYCGEFDNAGAMMSVDETLMCSFQILKPAVSDKKKMGFGATTVSRTGTPAW from the exons ATGGATTCCAAGGTGCTGGATGGAATCATCCAACGACTTCTGGAAGTCAAGGGTAGCAAGCCAGGGAAGCAAGTGCAGCTTCTAGAGGCGGATGTCCGGCAGCTTTGTCTCGTGTCGAAGGAGATCTTCCTGCAGCAGCCCAACCTCCTGGAACTGGAGGCGCCAATTAAAATTTGTG GTGATATCCACGGTCAGTTTTCTGACCTTTTGAGGCTTTTTGAATATGGTGGGTTGCCACCGCAGGCCAATTACTTGTTCTTGGGTGATTACGTGGACCGTGGGAAACAAAGCCTTGAAACAATTTGCCTTCTTTTAGCTTACAAGATTAAATACCcagaaaatttctttcttttgcgGGGTAATCATGAATGTGCATCCATAAACCGTATCTATGGTTTCTATGATGAGTGTAAGCGCAgattcaatgtgagactttggaAGGTGTTCACTGATTGTTTTAATTGCCTACCGGTGGCAGCTCTTATTGATGAAAAAATCCTATGCATGCATGGTGGCCTTTCCCCAGACTTACAAAATTTGGAGCAGATCAGAAACCTAGCTCGCCCAACTGATGTTCCTGACAGTGGATTGCTCTGTGATCTTCTTTGGTCAGATCCTAATAAAGAGGTCCAAGGATGGGGAATGAATGATAGGGGTGTTTCATACACTTTTGGTGCTGATAGAATTGCAGACTTTCTTCAGAAGAATGATTTGGACCTAATTTGTCGTGCTCACCAG GTGGTGGAGGATGGATATGAATTTTTTGCTGACAGACAACTTGTAACAATTTTCTCGGCTCCAAATTACTGTGGTGAATTTGATAATGCGGGTGCTATGATGAGTGTGGATGAGACCTTGATGTGCTCATTCCAAATCCTGAAGCCCGCAGTATCAGACAAGAAAAAAATGGGTTTCGGTGCTACAACAGTTTCTAGAACTGGAACTCCTGCTTGGTAG